A window of the Helianthus annuus cultivar XRQ/B chromosome 4, HanXRQr2.0-SUNRISE, whole genome shotgun sequence genome harbors these coding sequences:
- the LOC110898760 gene encoding probable leucine-rich repeat receptor-like protein kinase At5g49770, which yields MYAIWFDAGLHGPMYYMTNQLTENSDAYSFGVVLLELITTRNPIEKGKHIVREVKEAMDRSKELYNLQDVLDPTIGLSTQLKGLERFVDIALRCVEETGDRRPTMSEVVKEIESIMEVAGLNLNAESASNSASYGYTNKGSEHPYTNDSLFAYSGDHFPTKLDPK from the coding sequence AtgtatgccatttggtttgatGCAGGGTTACATGGACCCATGTATTATATGACAAACCAACTGACAGAAAATAGTGATGCTTATAGCTTTGGGGTTGTATTGTTGGAGCTAATAACAACACGAAACCCGATCGAGAAAGGGAAGCACATTGTGAGAGAAGTGAAAGAAGCAATGGATAGAAGTAAAGAGCTATACAACCTACAAGATGTGCTTGACCCGACCATCGGTTTGTCCACCCAACTAAAAGGTTTGGAAAGATTTGTAGACATCGCGTTGCGGTGTGTGGAAGAAACAGGAGATCGAAGACCGACGATGAGTGAAGTTGTGAAAGAGATTGAGAGCATTATGGAAGTTGCGGGTCTTAACCTGAATGCTGAGTCGGCATCAAATTCAGCTTCCTATGGTTACACGAATAAGGGAAGTGAACATCCTTATACTAATGACAGTCTGTTTGCTTATAGCGGTGACCATTTCCCTACAAAGTTGGATCCCAAGTAG